The nucleotide sequence GCAATCTGTTGGTTTGAACAGGGAGTGACAGACTCCTTTGGGGATGGACTTGAACCAATAACCTGTTTGGGATTGTTAGATGGGAGTAATTGCCCGCATTACGATGGAGAAACGGAAAGAAGGCCTGCATATCATAAACTGATTGAGTCCAATAAAATACAATCAGGAATTGCTGTTGATGATGGTGTTGCGATTCATTATAAAGGGAAGGAAATTCATAAAATTGTAAGTTCCAGACCTGATGCTAAGGCGTACAGTGTGTTTTTGGAAAAGGATATAATTGAGAGGGAACTCCCAGCACAATATTTGGGGACGTAATAGTTTAATGTAGACCAGTCAATAAAATTTCGGAAAAGTGAGTTGTTAAACATGTTTTTCGTACAAATGTCCGGATTCCCGGGATCCGGCAAGTCGACGCTTTCTCGACAAATTGCCAAGAGAACAGGGGCAGTTATAATAGATCATGACATTGTAAAATCTTCGTTATTAACGTCATTTGAGGAAATATCAATAGAGAAAAAACTTGTTGGTAAGGTTGCTTATAATATGGATTGGTCTTTAGTGGAATTTCATTTATCACAAGGACAAAATGTCGTTTTAGACAGTCCTTGCCTTTATCAGGAAATGGTGGATCGAGGCATATGGTTGTCAAAAAAGTATAATGCCACGTACAAGTATGTAGAGTGTTATCTGAATGATTTTCAGGAAATTAATAATAGATTAAAAAGCCGAAATAGAATGGTTAGTCAAATTGAAGCGGCCAGCTCTGAAGAAATATTTAAATTTACCATTGAAAATAGTAAGAAACCAAAAGAAGGTTCATATATCGTTGTAGATACTAAAGAACCTTTAGAGAAATACATAGATCAGGTAATTGGTTTCATCAAGGAGTAAGCCATACTGAAATCTCATTGTGGAGGTGCTGTATTGAAACTCGTTAGTTCGAAAATTGGAATATTAATTTTGTTTAGTGTTGCTCTTTTATCTGCCTGCATACAAAAAGACTATGTGTTTTTTGGTGAAAGTGAAAATTGGAGAGTCCAATATACAGTGACAGATGATAGTGGCTGCAATTCTACTAAAGGCTATATAAAATACCTAGGTAACGATCCGATGCCAGAGCAGTTGGAGTTTAATGTTGATAAGATAGAAGGGGCCTCCATTTCTTTAGATGAAAATGGCATGTTTTTTCTGCCTTATGGCTGTTCGAATGCAACAGAAGGATCAGAGCTTAAAGCGACTATAAAGTGGGATACTCAATCGGAAACAATCCAATTACCTTTAAAATGATTGTTATAATAAATGCCTTATCAAGTAGAGAAATAGCGTTTTAACATTGTATTTAAGTAGGAGGCACTGATTTGAGACAATCAACATATTTAATTGGGATAGTACTGTTGGGTTTATCCATCATAATAGCTGCTTTTATAGTAAGTAATACAGCTTCGAACACAACTAATATCGGTGAAGGTTCAGAAAGTGCCATCAGTTCAATACCTGATTTAATGACAATAACCCAGCTTGCTGAATATTTTCAAATAAGCGAACAATCAATTGAAATTATTATTTCGCATGATGATTGGCAAAGGGAGGGATTGAGCAGCTATGACACTTATCAGTTTATCCCGTACCTTTTGCTCGATAATCAGAAAAGATTCATTAAAACAGAAATAGATGCATGGTTAAAATACAGAAATGATAACAAGTTAAATTATGATTAAAGAATGATGAGTTTTAAGAAGAGAAAAGTAAAACCACCCCGAAAGTTAAATGTTCGATGCTAACTTTCGGGGTGTTATCTTTTAAATGGAGTTGATTACTTTGTATTTGTAAACTTGAAGCTTGTCTTTCGCTCCTTCTCATCCCAAATGAGGTGGGCGTTGAACACCTTACCGCCTTTTTTAAATCCTTTAATTAAGTCTGTTTCACCGTCTGCTAATAATTTCTTCAGATTCGTTTGCGTAATTGTTTTTCCGAGTATTTTTTTGGAAACCGAAAATTTACAGCTGGCTTTTTTATAATTCGAACAGCCGTAAAAAGTACCGTGATCGACGATGGAACCATCACAAAGAATGCATTTCCCGACAACTGTTTTTTCTTTCTTATACTTTTTAGTATAGGGATTGTTTTCGGTGATTTTCTCCACATCGTTTTGATTGAATGCCCATTCTTTTTCCCGCTCGCCGGCATCTACTATCAATTTATCTGCCAGTTTTTTTACCTGTTCCATAAATACTTGTGGAGAAGCGTTCCCTTCACCAATTTCAGAAAGGCGTTGCTCCCATTTAGCTGTCATTGATGCGGACGTTAAAATGCTTTCACCTAGTGCCTCAATGAGCAGCATTCCTTTCGTCGTTGCAAACACTTGGTTTTTCCTCACTTCGATATAATTCCGGTCTTTCAATGTCCCGATAATTCCGGCGCGTGTAGCTTCCGTACCTAATCCTTCTGTTTTCGATAAAACCTTTTCCAGTTCCGCATCTTCCAAATGTTTGCCTGCAGTTTTCATGACTGTAATTAAATTACCTTCCGAATAGCGGTTAGGCGGCTGGGTTTCACCTTTCTTCACATTCGTTTTTACAACGGTCCCTTGCTCATTTTCCTGAAGAAGGGGGAGCAGTTCATCTTTGTCAGCACTATCTTTTGAATGATGTATCACTTTGCGCCAACCTTCCTCCAGCAGCACTTTCCCTTTGGAAATGAATTCCG is from Solibacillus isronensis and encodes:
- a CDS encoding Clp protease ClpB, which produces MRQSTYLIGIVLLGLSIIIAAFIVSNTASNTTNIGEGSESAISSIPDLMTITQLAEYFQISEQSIEIIISHDDWQREGLSSYDTYQFIPYLLLDNQKRFIKTEIDAWLKYRNDNKLNYD
- a CDS encoding AAA family ATPase; this encodes MFFVQMSGFPGSGKSTLSRQIAKRTGAVIIDHDIVKSSLLTSFEEISIEKKLVGKVAYNMDWSLVEFHLSQGQNVVLDSPCLYQEMVDRGIWLSKKYNATYKYVECYLNDFQEINNRLKSRNRMVSQIEAASSEEIFKFTIENSKKPKEGSYIVVDTKEPLEKYIDQVIGFIKE